TTGCCCTTTTTTCGATTGTATTCTTACTGATTCGCTTTGAGCGGAGAAAAATGGAAGCAAGGGAATTGGTCTTGCTTGCTATTTTAGCATCCATTGCTGCTGTGGGGAGAATTCCGTTTGCAAGTATTCCCAGTGTCCAACCAACCACTTTTGTGATTATGATGTCTGGTTATGTTTTCGGTGCAGAAAGTGGTTTTATTATTGGATCTGTTGCTGCCCTTGCTTCAAATATGATTCTTGGGCAAGGACCATGGACACTTTGGCAAATGGTTGCTTGGGGATTGGTTGGCTATTCAGCTGGATTGATGCAGAAAACCAAACTAATGAATACAACATGGGGAAGAATTATTTTTGGCATCATCTGGGGCTTTTTATTTGGGTGGATCATGAATATTTGGGGCCTATTTGCCTTTACTCAAGGTGGAAATGCTGTCAATATGAAATCATTGCTAACTTACTTTGCAGGAAGCGCCCTATTTGATAGTATGCACGCACTCTCAAATGTTTTCTTTTTGATTGTATTTGGGAATAATTGGTTAAAAATCTTAACCCGTTTTAAGCGGAAATATGGTTTACTTGAATAAATGAATATCTAATATTAACTCCTACGCGTTTTAGGTAGGAGTTTTGTTGTATTTTTTTGAATAAAAGGACGTAAAAAAATTAATTCCCATCTATTTAAATACATCAATTGGTATATTAAACCAATTAAATAAAAAGACAATCCATATAATTGATACAGTCCACGCATAAGGAGGATTTTTAAAGTGAATTCTCAGAATCACAAACATAGCGATATTGAATAAAATAGACCAGCCCATGTTCCAGCCATGATAGTGGTTTATTAAATTGAGATAGTTTAAATTAATAAATTCTTTTGCGCTAAAAAGGAAAACCCAAATAGCAACCCAGATAATTTGCTTCCACCAAACACGAGGATAATGGCCAAGATAAATAAGAATGGTTACAGGGTATATAATGGTCATTACCATAAGATCAATGGCAAAATGACCAATTAATATTTTTTGTCCAAAAAATACTTCTTGGAAGGCCCACATCCGATGGTTATGGAGTAAAGCATTTTTTAAAAGATCACCACCGATTAAAAATAAAATTGTCGGATAGTAGTCCCGCCAATTTTTCCAGTCCCCCCATTTTATACCTGCTAACAAAAATAAAAAACAATAGATAAAATGCATTTTATCCCTCTTTATCATTTAACAATAGTGGCCAGAATATCGTTAATTATTTTGGTGAAGGCAAGGAAAAAAGTTTCATTCATTCTTTTCGCGAATGGAATAATGATTACTAGTTTTCATAACATATTTTTCCTTATTGTTCACTAATTGCAAATAAAAATACAAAAAATAGCAATAAAGAAGCACTCCATAAATGGAGTGCTACTGTTTGAAGCCTTGTAGCTTTTCAACTAGTAAATGAACAGCTCTACCTAAATTATTTATCGCCTGACTAAAGCCCTTTTTCCAGGCAGGGGCCTGTTCCTTAATTGTTGCGCCAATTTTTTTGGCGTTATCATTTAATTCTTTACTAATTTTCTCAGCTTGTTCTTTAATATCTTTCCTTGTTTTGCCCTTTCCGGCAAGTTGTGTATTAATAGACTCCACATCAAAATCCTTATGGGATACAAACTTTGTTGATGTTTTCATGATCTCGCCAAAAATCGGAACAACATTTGATGAACTGTTACTTGGGAGATAATGCTCACGGTCTGTATGGTCATACCCAATCCAGATCGCCCCAACAAGGTCTGAAGTATAACCAACCATCCATTGATCTTTCGTACCATTAAGATCTGAATAGGGTAGCTGGGTCGATCCAGTTTTACCAGCCATTTGAACACCAGTGATTTTGGCCCGTTTCCCTGTTCCAGATTCTACAACGTTCAAGAGCATTGAAGTCATATCGTCTGCAACAGACTTAGATGTTACCTTCGTTGTTTTTTGCTTGTGTTCTGCAATAATTTTCCCAGTTGGCCCAACTACTTTTGTAATAAGGTGACTGTCATTACGCTTTCCTCCATTCGGAAAAGCAGAAAATGCATCGGCCATTTCAAGTGGGGAAACACCTTTATTCATTCCACCAAGGGCAAGTGCTAAATTCTCATCCGCTTTTTCAATTGGAATACCAAACCGCTTTACTGAATCTATGCCCTTATTTAACCCGACTTTATTTAAAAGCCATACGGCAGGAATATTTAATGATTCTTCCAATGCCTTATACATTGGTACAGTTCCTTCATATGATCTAGAATAATTTTCCGGTTTGTAGTTTCCAAATGAGATAGGTTTATCGACGAGTTCAGTAGAATAATCATATCCTTCCTCAAGTGCAGGTGTGTAAACGGCCAGTGGCTTCATGGTTGAACCAGGCTGTGCCATTAGTTGTGTTGCTCGGTTAAAGCCTCGGAAGACATGTTCCCCTCTGCCACCAACAAGGGCTCGAACTCCGCCTGTTTTAGGGTCCATCAAAACGGAACCACTTTGGACAAGTGTACCGTCACTGCCATTTGGGAAAAGATAATTGCGATTATAAACCTTTTCAAGACCTGCCTGGATGTTTTGATCCAATTCAGTATATATCCGGTACCCTCTTGTTA
The Neobacillus sp. PS3-40 genome window above contains:
- a CDS encoding ECF transporter S component; the protein is MRVIKVVFLFLLIIGVLVLSFLRPDDYLWLSFILALFSIVFLLIRFERRKMEARELVLLAILASIAAVGRIPFASIPSVQPTTFVIMMSGYVFGAESGFIIGSVAALASNMILGQGPWTLWQMVAWGLVGYSAGLMQKTKLMNTTWGRIIFGIIWGFLFGWIMNIWGLFAFTQGGNAVNMKSLLTYFAGSALFDSMHALSNVFFLIVFGNNWLKILTRFKRKYGLLE
- a CDS encoding CBO0543 family protein; amino-acid sequence: MHFIYCFLFLLAGIKWGDWKNWRDYYPTILFLIGGDLLKNALLHNHRMWAFQEVFFGQKILIGHFAIDLMVMTIIYPVTILIYLGHYPRVWWKQIIWVAIWVFLFSAKEFINLNYLNLINHYHGWNMGWSILFNIAMFVILRIHFKNPPYAWTVSIIWIVFLFNWFNIPIDVFK